The genomic DNA TTCCGCCGGCGGTCGGGGTCGGTCGCGCCGAATCCGGAGGCGAACGCGTAGGGCGGAACATGGACGCCGTAGAGCCATACCTCGCCGTCTTGGACTCGGGCGTAACTGTCTCTCAACTGCGCCTTGCCCTCTCGAAGCGACTTGACCTCGCTGCCGGCGAGGACGATCCCGGCTTCGTAGGTGTCGAGGATGTCGTAGTCGTGACGGGCCCGCCGGTTCTGCGCTACCGGGCGCGAACCTTCGATTCGGCTGGGCTTCTTCGACGAGGGCATGGCTGGATCACGGTACCGTCAGGGCAGTGCTCCTGCTCAGCTCGGCGATCCTCGAGGCCATGGTTGCCCACTGCCTGGATTCGCATCCGCTCGAGGCGTGCGGCCTCTTATCGGGAATGCCGGTGGAGGGGGGCCAGGCAGAGGTCCGGGGTCTTTTTCCGGCCGAGAATGTGTCGGCCTCGGCGCGCCTTTACGAGGTCGAGCCGCGGGCGCTTCTGGAGGCGGATCGCCAGGCGGAGGAATC from Acidimicrobiales bacterium includes the following:
- the smpB gene encoding SsrA-binding protein SmpB, which produces MPSSKKPSRIEGSRPVAQNRRARHDYDILDTYEAGIVLAGSEVKSLREGKAQLRDSYARVQDGEVWLYGVHVPPYAFASGFGATDPDRRRKLLLHRREIGELFKRTSQEALTLVPLSIYFKDGRAKVDLALARGRKRYDKRHAIAERDANREAERASAARRRSLDS
- a CDS encoding M67 family metallopeptidase — protein: MLLLSSAILEAMVAHCLDSHPLEACGLLSGMPVEGGQAEVRGLFPAENVSASARLYEVEPRALLEADRQAEESTQQLIGVYHSHTHTDAKPSPTDIRQAPDPGWHYVLVSLRDAQPSVRSWLIVDGKITEEPVVLQW